The following coding sequences are from one Saprospiraceae bacterium window:
- a CDS encoding UDP-N-acetylmuramoyl-tripeptide--D-alanyl-D-alanine ligase: MDNGIKSIYEKLKECNFAVSTDTRQIIQSSLFFALPGPRFDGNDFASQALAAGASYCVVTDPDLIQDERMLLVNDSLLTLQQLAAYHRHLMRAKVVAITGSNGKTTTKELLYSIMSRVRPTVATLGNLNNHIGLPLTLLRISEETEFAIVEMGANHMGEIAGLCTIASPDIGLITSIGKAHLEGFGNFESVILAKKELFDYLDDHNAYSFYNLEQATLRQLYSQSAKHIPLGTEFPIGRYRVVVSEFHDKIILELISLEGVIVRINSKLYGLHNVENIINAAGLAHFLGASVNQIAEGISEYVPMNQRSQIINYRGNKIYMDAYNANPSSMEIALENFRQMVHPKKWLILGSMAELGKYSTEEHKKVLEMALECKPETIILVGSGYDAIKETPQHVVKCSVVGEAKDWLDRYLHEGACILIKGSRSNALEKLID; this comes from the coding sequence ATGGATAATGGCATCAAATCCATTTACGAGAAGTTGAAAGAATGCAATTTTGCAGTGTCCACAGACACAAGGCAGATCATTCAGTCAAGTTTGTTTTTTGCATTGCCCGGACCTCGATTTGACGGCAATGATTTTGCAAGCCAGGCACTTGCAGCCGGAGCTTCTTATTGTGTAGTTACAGATCCGGATCTAATCCAAGACGAAAGAATGCTGCTTGTGAATGATAGTCTTTTAACACTACAACAACTGGCTGCATATCATCGACATTTGATGCGAGCCAAAGTTGTTGCAATAACAGGTTCCAATGGAAAAACTACAACAAAGGAGTTGCTCTATTCGATCATGTCTAGAGTCAGGCCAACTGTCGCTACATTGGGAAACCTCAACAACCATATCGGTTTGCCTCTGACTTTATTGAGGATTTCAGAAGAAACTGAATTTGCTATTGTAGAGATGGGTGCCAATCATATGGGTGAAATTGCAGGACTTTGCACCATCGCAAGTCCGGATATTGGATTGATCACTAGCATTGGCAAAGCTCATCTAGAGGGGTTTGGAAATTTTGAATCCGTGATTTTAGCTAAAAAGGAATTATTCGATTATTTAGATGATCATAATGCTTATTCATTTTATAATCTGGAACAAGCGACTTTGAGACAGTTATATTCTCAATCCGCTAAGCATATCCCTTTGGGAACTGAATTTCCAATAGGAAGGTATCGGGTTGTGGTGAGTGAGTTTCATGACAAAATCATATTAGAGCTCATCTCACTTGAAGGTGTAATAGTGAGAATAAATTCGAAATTGTATGGACTTCACAATGTCGAAAATATTATTAATGCAGCCGGTCTTGCACACTTTCTTGGAGCCAGTGTGAACCAAATTGCAGAAGGAATCAGTGAATACGTTCCAATGAACCAGAGATCTCAGATTATAAATTACCGAGGAAATAAGATCTACATGGATGCCTACAATGCAAATCCGAGTTCAATGGAGATTGCTTTGGAGAATTTTCGACAAATGGTTCACCCGAAAAAATGGCTGATTCTGGGAAGCATGGCAGAGCTGGGAAAATATTCTACAGAAGAACATAAGAAAGTGCTGGAAATGGCGCTGGAATGCAAACCTGAGACAATCATTCTTGTTGGAAGTGGGTATGATGCAATCAAGGAAACTCCTCAACATGTGGTGAAATGTTCGGTTGTTGGTGAAGCTAAAGACTGGTTGGATAGATACCTACATGAAGGAGCATGCATCCTGATAAAAGGTTCACGAAGCAACGCACTCGAGAAACTTATAGATTGA
- a CDS encoding sulfatase-like hydrolase/transferase, producing the protein MPPNILLIIADDLGKDAINGYPEGAVKPKTPHLDNIRNQGISFNQFWADPTCTPTRSTIITGKYGYRTGVKAVGDILGTSETLLQKYISDNTNHQYATAVIGKWHLSGNNNDVNPENYGIDYYAGLIKGTVDDYYNWEFTEDKSTIANQNYTTEFFTDLAIDWVSQQSKPWFLWLAYNAPHTPFHIPPTHMHSQGSLPNYVVGLDPTPFYMAAIEAMDYQIGRFLDTLSNETRENTVIIFLGDNGTTNEVVQSPYKSVRSKNTVYQAGVNVPLFIAGKNVVRKGTDDNLLNSTDLFATISEIAGLNVPQYNDSKSFKILLAQNQIIRDYQYTEINDGLNESWAISNGKYKLIVKDSGKKELYDLSTDPYESNNLLDKTLTTTEREAKLELEAELEKIRL; encoded by the coding sequence ATACCGCCAAACATATTACTCATCATAGCTGACGATCTGGGAAAGGATGCAATAAATGGTTATCCTGAGGGTGCTGTCAAACCGAAGACACCGCACCTTGACAATATAAGAAATCAAGGGATAAGCTTCAACCAATTTTGGGCAGATCCTACCTGCACACCAACAAGGTCAACAATCATTACAGGGAAATATGGCTATCGAACCGGAGTGAAAGCAGTTGGTGATATTTTAGGGACTTCAGAAACCCTGCTTCAAAAATACATCAGCGATAATACGAATCACCAATATGCGACAGCAGTCATTGGCAAATGGCATTTATCCGGAAACAATAATGATGTGAACCCTGAAAATTATGGCATCGATTATTATGCAGGTTTAATAAAAGGTACGGTAGACGATTATTACAATTGGGAGTTTACTGAAGATAAATCAACGATTGCGAATCAAAATTATACTACGGAATTTTTTACAGATCTGGCAATCGATTGGGTCTCCCAACAATCCAAACCATGGTTCTTGTGGCTGGCTTACAATGCTCCTCACACTCCATTTCATATCCCTCCCACCCATATGCATAGTCAAGGATCATTACCAAATTATGTGGTAGGTCTTGATCCTACCCCTTTTTACATGGCAGCCATTGAAGCTATGGATTATCAGATAGGCAGATTTTTGGATACACTTTCTAATGAAACAAGGGAAAATACTGTAATTATTTTTTTGGGGGACAACGGTACAACAAATGAGGTCGTGCAAAGTCCATACAAAAGCGTCAGGTCAAAAAATACAGTTTATCAGGCAGGAGTAAATGTTCCATTATTTATTGCAGGTAAAAATGTAGTCAGAAAAGGAACTGACGATAATCTACTCAATAGTACTGATCTTTTTGCAACTATTTCAGAAATAGCAGGTCTTAATGTACCCCAATACAACGACAGTAAAAGTTTTAAAATACTGCTGGCGCAAAATCAGATTATCCGAGATTATCAATACACTGAGATAAATGATGGTTTAAATGAATCATGGGCCATATCAAATGGAAAATATAAGCTTATTGTCAAAGACAGCGGTAAAAAAGAATTATATGATCTTTCCACCGACCCATACGAATCCAATAATTTATTGGATAAAACTTTGACTACAACTGAAAGAGAAGCAAAGCTAGAATTAGAGGCCGAACTGGAAAAGATAAGATTATAA
- a CDS encoding SRPBCC domain-containing protein, whose translation MKKLQFKVNINAPHEKVFDIMLGISNKSTYEQWTVMFNPTSTYEGTWEKGSKMLFIGIDEKGEKGGMVSEVFENLPNRFISVRHYGLIKAEEEIMEGPEVEKWANGFENYTFEEKDGITTVTIDLDSNEDFLEYMNKTFPKALEKLKEICEK comes from the coding sequence ATGAAAAAATTGCAATTTAAAGTAAATATTAATGCCCCGCATGAGAAGGTTTTTGACATCATGCTCGGAATAAGCAACAAGTCTACATATGAACAATGGACAGTAATGTTCAATCCTACATCCACATATGAAGGAACTTGGGAAAAAGGAAGTAAAATGCTATTTATTGGGATTGACGAGAAGGGAGAAAAAGGTGGTATGGTTTCAGAAGTTTTTGAAAATCTACCCAATCGTTTCATTTCAGTACGTCATTATGGATTAATAAAAGCCGAGGAGGAAATAATGGAAGGTCCAGAGGTAGAAAAATGGGCCAATGGATTTGAAAATTACACATTTGAAGAAAAGGATGGGATCACAACAGTGACAATCGACTTAGATTCTAACGAAGATTTTCTAGAATACATGAATAAAACATTTCCTAAAGCCCTGGAGAAACTAAAGGAAATTTGTGAAAAATAG
- a CDS encoding VOC family protein, with amino-acid sequence MNTISYFEIQSSNPKREIEFYQNIFNWSFKRETNIPIEYYRIETKGMNGGLLARPGKIPPEEFGTNAFTCSIQIENFDETASIILSCGGRIAIPKFAVPSLCWQGYFLDQDNNIFGIFEVDPKAI; translated from the coding sequence ATGAATACAATCAGTTATTTTGAAATTCAATCATCTAATCCTAAAAGAGAAATAGAATTTTACCAAAACATATTCAACTGGAGCTTTAAGAGAGAGACGAATATTCCCATTGAATATTATAGAATTGAAACCAAAGGAATGAATGGAGGATTGTTAGCCAGACCAGGCAAAATACCACCCGAAGAATTCGGGACCAATGCTTTTACTTGTTCCATTCAGATAGAAAACTTCGATGAAACGGCATCAATAATACTTTCTTGCGGCGGCAGAATTGCAATTCCAAAATTTGCAGTGCCTTCGCTTTGCTGGCAAGGATACTTTTTAGATCAGGATAATAATATCTTTGGTATATTTGAGGTTGATCCCAAAGCAATATAA
- a CDS encoding SRPBCC domain-containing protein — MQKRDFNISFLVNQSPENIFKAITNVRAWWSEDLKGNSELLNDEFIYQHGEFHYSKHKLIEVNQFTKIVWLTLDSKLTFVKKNDEWNESRLIFEITEVEDKTKLNITHVGLTPHLECYEACSKAWTHYLMNSLIPLIKTGKGQPDLKK; from the coding sequence ATGCAAAAACGTGACTTCAACATTTCATTTTTAGTAAACCAATCGCCTGAAAATATTTTCAAGGCAATAACCAATGTGCGAGCTTGGTGGTCAGAAGATTTAAAAGGAAATTCGGAACTGCTTAATGACGAGTTTATTTATCAACATGGTGAATTCCACTATTCCAAACACAAGTTAATTGAAGTAAATCAGTTCACTAAAATAGTATGGCTCACATTAGACAGCAAATTGACATTTGTTAAAAAAAATGATGAATGGAATGAATCTCGACTAATATTTGAAATAACAGAAGTAGAGGATAAAACAAAATTAAATATTACACATGTTGGTTTAACACCACATCTGGAGTGTTATGAGGCGTGTTCTAAAGCATGGACTCATTACTTAATGAATAGTTTGATCCCATTGATCAAAACGGGTAAAGGCCAACCGGATCTTAAAAAATAA
- a CDS encoding DUF1801 domain-containing protein translates to MEINKQIAEYIDSLPAQKRKDMLSLHETILLLLPGCKVWFFDGKDNSGKVISNPNIGYGTRTINYSDGNKKEFYQIGISGNSTGISVYVIGLEDKNYLKETIGKKIGKESVTAYCIKFKTIADINMNVLSKVIIEGSNYIKINKI, encoded by the coding sequence ATGGAAATTAATAAACAAATAGCCGAATATATCGACAGTCTCCCTGCTCAGAAAAGGAAAGATATGTTATCATTACACGAAACTATCCTCCTTTTACTACCAGGGTGTAAAGTGTGGTTTTTTGACGGCAAAGACAATAGTGGCAAGGTTATTTCTAATCCTAATATAGGGTATGGCACACGAACTATCAACTATTCAGATGGAAATAAAAAGGAATTTTATCAAATAGGAATTAGCGGAAATTCAACAGGTATCTCTGTATATGTAATTGGTCTTGAAGACAAAAACTATTTGAAAGAAACTATAGGTAAAAAAATCGGAAAGGAATCGGTAACTGCGTACTGTATTAAATTCAAAACTATAGCAGATATAAACATGAATGTACTATCCAAGGTTATAATTGAAGGCTCAAACTATATTAAAATAAATAAAATATAA
- a CDS encoding SDR family NAD(P)-dependent oxidoreductase — protein sequence MKKIALITGATDGIGKALAFKLVKESYTVSIIGRNAEKVNATVAEIKNLYSNSEIFGIKSDLSKLSEVKRACETFLQNYSNLDVLVLNANAIANERIITEDGNEQNFAIGYLSRVLMIERLEKILENTPNSQIISVIGLDTSRIDFRDISIEKDFTGRKGLTRWQWAINLYTTHHNQHKKTPMNLFMPGLVKTKILKNEPQPMRLFVQIMNVIIGLTPEKASENLFKVMNEINANKIRNALFSYAKQRKPLTLATQAGDTEKLLKLTEDLIQKFI from the coding sequence ATGAAAAAAATTGCATTAATCACTGGAGCAACCGACGGTATTGGTAAAGCATTGGCATTCAAATTAGTAAAAGAAAGCTATACCGTAAGCATTATTGGGCGAAATGCTGAAAAAGTAAATGCGACTGTTGCTGAAATAAAAAACCTGTACTCAAATAGCGAAATTTTTGGTATAAAATCAGATTTATCTAAACTTTCGGAGGTAAAACGGGCTTGTGAAACCTTTTTGCAAAATTATTCCAACTTAGATGTATTGGTATTAAATGCCAATGCCATCGCCAATGAAAGAATTATTACCGAAGATGGCAACGAGCAAAATTTTGCTATCGGCTATCTTTCAAGGGTTTTGATGATTGAAAGATTAGAGAAGATCTTAGAAAATACGCCCAATTCGCAGATAATTTCTGTCATTGGTTTAGATACGAGTAGGATTGACTTTAGAGATATCAGTATAGAAAAGGATTTTACGGGTAGAAAAGGGCTTACACGTTGGCAATGGGCAATCAATCTTTATACGACTCATCACAACCAGCATAAAAAAACGCCTATGAATCTATTTATGCCGGGCTTGGTGAAAACAAAAATTTTGAAAAATGAACCTCAGCCTATGCGATTATTTGTTCAGATTATGAATGTTATCATCGGACTTACACCTGAAAAAGCCTCAGAAAATTTGTTTAAAGTAATGAATGAAATCAATGCAAATAAGATAAGAAATGCTTTATTCTCTTACGCCAAGCAGCGGAAACCATTAACTTTAGCGACCCAAGCAGGAGACACCGAAAAACTCTTGAAACTAACTGAAGATTTAATACAAAAATTTATATGA
- a CDS encoding ferredoxin family protein yields MSNHCKEEAGKIMPVVDYNRCEAKGPCIEVCPYDVFEMQKISDEQFSKLSFIGKLKTTVHGREKAVVINPQACHSCGLCVTACPEKAIKLTNN; encoded by the coding sequence ATGAGTAATCACTGTAAAGAAGAAGCAGGAAAAATAATGCCTGTGGTAGATTACAACAGATGCGAAGCAAAAGGACCTTGCATAGAAGTTTGTCCGTATGATGTATTTGAAATGCAAAAAATCAGCGATGAACAGTTTTCAAAACTATCTTTCATAGGCAAACTCAAAACGACAGTTCACGGAAGAGAAAAAGCGGTAGTGATAAATCCACAAGCCTGTCATAGTTGCGGACTTTGTGTTACAGCTTGCCCGGAAAAAGCGATTAAATTGACAAATAATTAA
- a CDS encoding ester cyclase, protein MDKNREALIAFYRKALTVNTETTPAQVLAEVLADNFVSNGSVESKTKDQLIGQVGFFWKLIPDLKWEPQDIVCEGNKYVVRSIATGTPNGDFMGLPTDGTKSFKIMTIDIHRFEDGKDVEVHHLEDWGTAMKQLKSL, encoded by the coding sequence ATGGATAAAAACAGAGAAGCGTTAATTGCATTTTATAGAAAAGCATTAACCGTAAACACTGAAACTACACCTGCTCAAGTTTTAGCAGAAGTTTTGGCAGATAATTTTGTTTCTAACGGAAGCGTAGAAAGCAAAACCAAAGACCAACTTATCGGTCAAGTTGGATTTTTCTGGAAATTGATTCCCGATTTGAAATGGGAACCTCAAGATATTGTTTGTGAAGGCAACAAATATGTGGTAAGAAGCATAGCCACTGGAACACCCAATGGCGATTTTATGGGTTTGCCAACAGATGGAACCAAATCGTTCAAAATTATGACGATAGACATTCATCGCTTTGAAGACGGAAAAGATGTAGAAGTACATCACCTCGAAGACTGGGGAACTGCGATGAAACAATTGAAATCATTGTAA
- a CDS encoding helix-turn-helix transcriptional regulator has product MKKHTIEEISALSKEEFEKIFDDCPITYTMNVIGGKWKPIILSRIGMGINRFGQMQRSIPTISKQMLTAQLRELEEANLIHRKVFAEVPPRVEYTVSENGKAVFPILEAMALWGKSQQ; this is encoded by the coding sequence ATGAAAAAACATACCATTGAGGAAATCAGTGCTTTAAGTAAGGAGGAATTTGAAAAAATATTTGATGATTGTCCTATTACCTACACCATGAATGTAATTGGCGGCAAATGGAAACCCATAATTTTGTCGAGAATAGGCATGGGGATAAATCGTTTTGGTCAAATGCAACGCAGTATCCCGACTATCAGCAAACAAATGCTTACGGCACAATTAAGAGAATTGGAAGAAGCCAATTTAATACACCGAAAAGTGTTTGCAGAAGTCCCACCAAGAGTTGAATATACTGTTAGCGAAAATGGAAAAGCTGTTTTTCCAATTTTAGAAGCTATGGCATTATGGGGTAAAAGTCAGCAATAG
- a CDS encoding MBL fold metallo-hydrolase gives MNKTVKNTLKGVGLLVGVAAITVGYFLYKFSSETGKMTPVPTGQISEHGFAIKDEFANMYLIKDSLGYIAIDAGKDIKVIISEMHKLNINPDEVIAVFLTHSDMDHVAGIPLFKNAKLYMARNEVKMLNGEKQKIPGYNNSISRNDYILLDDQQNLEIGKHKIHCILTEGHTSGSMCFQVNEKYLFTGDILSLHNGKLGDSVKFFDLDHDMTTKSISKITNIPNVEVILTSHWGISNDYKNAVKDWKG, from the coding sequence ATGAACAAAACAGTAAAAAATACACTTAAAGGAGTTGGATTACTTGTTGGTGTAGCAGCAATAACTGTAGGATACTTCTTATATAAATTCAGTTCTGAAACTGGTAAAATGACACCTGTTCCAACAGGACAAATTTCGGAACACGGGTTTGCTATAAAAGATGAGTTTGCCAATATGTATCTTATCAAAGACAGCTTAGGATACATAGCAATTGACGCCGGAAAGGATATAAAAGTTATAATATCTGAAATGCATAAACTAAATATAAATCCGGATGAAGTAATCGCGGTTTTTTTGACACATTCCGACATGGACCACGTTGCTGGTATTCCTTTATTCAAAAATGCCAAATTGTATATGGCAAGAAATGAAGTAAAAATGCTGAATGGCGAAAAGCAAAAAATACCAGGTTACAACAACAGTATTAGCAGAAATGACTATATACTTTTAGATGACCAACAAAATCTTGAAATTGGAAAACATAAAATTCATTGCATACTTACAGAAGGACACACAAGTGGTTCAATGTGTTTTCAAGTAAACGAAAAATACCTATTTACTGGTGACATTCTAAGTTTGCACAATGGTAAACTTGGAGATTCAGTTAAGTTTTTTGACCTTGATCACGATATGACTACAAAATCTATCTCAAAAATTACAAACATACCAAACGTGGAGGTAATTTTGACTTCACATTGGGGCATATCGAATGACTATAAAAATGCAGTAAAAGACTGGAAAGGATAA
- a CDS encoding Crp/Fnr family transcriptional regulator, which yields MTDQEKIEIFRQFTDFDNSELKIIMPYFEPKKIKKKTTLLEIGKVSNEVFYLIKGCIRLYCEKDGEELSTYFFTENMFAGSYDSFLSRKPSKVAIETLEECKVLILTHKGQEKLYEIFPKMNEFIRKAIEQRFILLHDLFISYLLNSPEERYLMLQKDRPELLQRIPQRQIASYIGVTPVSLSRIRNRVTRK from the coding sequence ATGACAGATCAAGAAAAAATAGAAATTTTTAGACAGTTCACTGACTTTGACAACAGTGAATTGAAAATAATTATGCCCTATTTTGAACCCAAAAAGATCAAGAAAAAAACTACTCTTTTAGAGATAGGTAAAGTATCAAATGAAGTTTTTTATTTAATTAAAGGTTGCATAAGACTTTACTGTGAGAAAGACGGAGAAGAACTTTCAACTTACTTTTTTACGGAAAATATGTTTGCAGGTTCGTATGACAGTTTTCTATCACGAAAACCAAGCAAAGTTGCCATTGAAACATTAGAAGAATGTAAAGTCCTGATACTTACACACAAAGGACAAGAAAAATTGTATGAGATATTTCCAAAAATGAACGAATTTATTAGAAAGGCTATTGAACAGAGATTTATCCTGCTTCACGACTTATTTATATCATACCTACTTAATAGTCCGGAAGAAAGATATTTAATGTTACAGAAAGACAGACCAGAATTGCTTCAACGCATTCCACAGCGTCAAATCGCTTCGTACATTGGAGTCACGCCTGTTTCTTTAAGCCGAATTAGAAATCGAGTGACAAGAAAATAA
- a CDS encoding ABC transporter permease, with protein sequence MKRKIINIVLGLMPLTVFLLLWQFVISTTEKKLFLFSSPSRVFHSLIENFSNGILPRDIFITGQEAIYGFLIGNICGAAFGLSLWYSKRVADLTKPYIIAIGAIPIFSIAPMMIMWFGTGMYAKVMMSALSTVVIAITQSYEGARHVDVQQIKLFHSFGASRTQIFSKLIVPSSLVWLFNSLKLNISFALLGAFVAEFISAHEGLGHRILKAGGTYDVSLVLASLICIILLALFLSGIINLFEKTLMKWK encoded by the coding sequence ATGAAAAGAAAAATCATAAATATCGTTTTGGGTTTGATGCCATTAACAGTTTTCTTGCTGTTATGGCAGTTTGTAATTTCAACAACTGAAAAGAAACTATTTTTGTTTTCTTCTCCATCCAGAGTTTTTCATTCGCTGATTGAAAACTTCTCCAATGGTATTTTACCAAGGGACATTTTTATTACAGGACAAGAAGCGATTTATGGTTTTCTAATTGGCAACATTTGCGGTGCAGCATTCGGACTTTCCCTATGGTATTCAAAACGAGTTGCCGATTTAACAAAACCTTACATTATTGCAATTGGAGCAATTCCTATTTTTTCCATTGCACCTATGATGATAATGTGGTTTGGAACTGGTATGTATGCAAAGGTTATGATGTCTGCACTTTCAACAGTAGTAATTGCAATCACTCAATCTTATGAAGGTGCAAGACATGTTGATGTTCAACAAATAAAACTGTTTCACTCCTTTGGAGCCTCACGGACGCAAATATTTTCAAAGCTGATTGTGCCTTCATCGTTGGTTTGGCTTTTTAATTCGCTTAAACTGAACATTAGTTTTGCCTTGCTTGGTGCTTTCGTTGCAGAATTTATTTCAGCACATGAAGGTTTGGGACATAGAATTTTAAAAGCTGGTGGAACTTATGATGTTTCATTGGTTTTAGCTTCTTTAATCTGTATAATACTTTTGGCTCTTTTCCTTTCAGGTATTATTAACTTGTTTGAAAAGACACTAATGAAATGGAAATAA
- a CDS encoding ABC transporter ATP-binding protein: MNIELKNITKSFSTPTSSVEVFKNLNLTFRSGEFVSILGPNGCGKTTLFNLIIGLDNEYSGEVKLDHIADRSTAIAYMMQKDLLLPWKTVYQNIIVGIEIQGKINSSTKENVMQYLKRFGISNLVNSYPSQLSGGERQKVALIRTLMLDSEIMLLDEPFSAIDYNTRLELQEQIHALSKENHKTVLLITHDIDEAITVSDRTIIFNHKPNETFKELQITFDVEKRSPISVKQDKKFSKYFTEIWQSLPKKDEQ; the protein is encoded by the coding sequence ATGAACATTGAGTTAAAAAATATAACCAAATCATTTAGCACTCCAACGAGTAGCGTTGAGGTTTTTAAAAACCTCAATCTCACTTTCCGTTCAGGGGAGTTTGTTTCTATTTTGGGACCAAATGGTTGTGGAAAAACAACTCTTTTCAACTTAATAATTGGACTTGACAATGAATATAGCGGAGAAGTAAAACTTGACCACATTGCAGACAGGAGCACTGCAATAGCATACATGATGCAAAAAGATTTATTGCTCCCTTGGAAAACAGTTTATCAAAACATAATTGTAGGTATTGAAATTCAAGGCAAAATAAATTCCTCCACAAAAGAAAATGTAATGCAGTATTTGAAACGCTTTGGCATTTCAAATTTGGTTAATAGTTATCCTTCACAACTTTCAGGCGGTGAAAGACAAAAAGTTGCTCTTATCAGAACTCTGATGTTAGATTCTGAAATAATGCTTTTGGACGAACCTTTTTCAGCAATTGATTACAACACAAGGCTTGAATTACAAGAACAAATACATGCTTTGTCAAAAGAGAATCACAAAACAGTTTTACTGATTACTCACGACATTGATGAAGCAATAACAGTAAGTGACAGAACTATAATTTTCAATCACAAGCCAAACGAAACATTCAAGGAATTACAGATAACTTTTGATGTAGAAAAGAGAAGTCCAATTTCAGTTAAGCAGGACAAAAAGTTTTCTAAATACTTTACTGAAATATGGCAATCACTTCCAAAGAAAGACGAACAATGA
- a CDS encoding ABC transporter substrate-binding protein, with amino-acid sequence MNKIILVATLVISVILGGCNSCNTEKPKTNEATKITVAQWGQEKYLIYLPFYIAQEKGFFKDEGLDITVKFSGNDDQVFATVLKGEAQFGIGDPVFTAISREKGAKGKVIGSIVDGVTIWGVTNKDNIKTIEQPSDLAGLKVGTFPDPSTNYALMKKTIMKGGDLLKNTTIVQAPIGSQLALLENGSADIAMDLEPGTSIAESKGYRVVYSSPKFYGRFAFTGLTTTEEYINANKETVQKFVNAIEKALQYCHTDEAGTAEIAAKLFPNLDKTVVANAVKRMVNDKTIPDHAVMSDEAWQKAMQVRVDIGDMKEMKPTSDAVDNSFAENAAKQK; translated from the coding sequence ATGAATAAAATAATTTTAGTCGCAACACTTGTCATCTCAGTCATATTGGGAGGATGCAATTCATGCAACACTGAAAAACCAAAAACCAACGAAGCTACCAAAATAACAGTAGCACAGTGGGGACAAGAGAAGTATCTAATTTACCTACCTTTTTACATTGCACAGGAGAAGGGTTTTTTCAAAGACGAAGGACTTGATATAACAGTAAAGTTTTCAGGTAATGACGACCAAGTTTTTGCAACTGTCTTGAAAGGCGAAGCACAATTTGGAATTGGCGACCCTGTATTCACAGCCATATCACGAGAGAAGGGAGCAAAAGGAAAAGTGATTGGTTCTATCGTTGACGGAGTAACCATTTGGGGTGTAACAAACAAGGATAACATCAAAACCATAGAACAGCCAAGTGATTTGGCTGGTTTGAAAGTTGGAACATTCCCCGACCCATCAACAAATTACGCTTTGATGAAAAAGACAATAATGAAAGGGGGAGATTTATTGAAGAACACAACTATTGTTCAAGCCCCAATTGGTTCACAGTTGGCTTTACTTGAAAATGGAAGTGCAGATATTGCGATGGACTTAGAACCAGGAACATCAATAGCTGAAAGTAAAGGTTACAGAGTTGTTTACTCCTCACCGAAATTTTATGGAAGATTTGCTTTCACTGGTTTAACAACAACAGAGGAATACATAAACGCAAATAAAGAAACTGTTCAAAAATTTGTGAATGCAATTGAAAAAGCATTGCAGTATTGCCACACGGATGAAGCTGGAACAGCCGAAATAGCAGCGAAACTTTTCCCTAATCTTGACAAAACAGTTGTTGCAAATGCTGTAAAAAGAATGGTAAATGACAAAACAATTCCTGACCATGCTGTAATGAGTGATGAAGCATGGCAGAAAGCGATGCAAGTAAGGGTTGATATAGGCGACATGAAGGAAATGAAACCAACATCAGATGCAGTTGATAATTCCTTTGCTGAGAATGCAGCAAAGCAAAAATAA